The following proteins are co-located in the Pedobacter sp. FW305-3-2-15-E-R2A2 genome:
- a CDS encoding DUF3820 family protein — protein sequence MNPQILNDLVTMQMPFGKYKGRIICDLPESYLVWFHNKGFPPGKLGEMIATLYEIKLNGLEYLLQPLRKKSH from the coding sequence ATGAATCCTCAAATATTAAATGATCTTGTCACCATGCAAATGCCATTTGGCAAGTATAAAGGCAGGATCATTTGCGACCTTCCCGAGTCCTACCTGGTTTGGTTTCATAATAAAGGCTTTCCTCCAGGCAAATTGGGAGAAATGATCGCTACTTTATATGAAATTAAGCTAAATGGGCTGGAATACCTGCTCCAACCGCTAAGAAAAAAATCTCATTAA
- a CDS encoding phosphatidate cytidylyltransferase: MKTRAITAFFFTIVMLGSMFLGPYVFSIFYLLLSLGALLEFFKLIKTAGIRPHRNIALIAATLIFLMTAGYHFLQFETKFLLLLVPLIFSVFISELYKKETIPFANISYTFVGFMYVTVPFCFFYSLGFIGHSAEYSFHLPLSFMLMLWANDTGAYLFGSKFGKTRLFERHSPKKSWEGFFGGMFTSLVVAYVLSLFFTELPVWAWGGMAILISSFGTLGDLVESMLKRSLNAKDSGNILPGHGGFLDRFDGLLIAAPVVYAYLYLILY, encoded by the coding sequence ATGAAGACCAGAGCAATTACCGCTTTCTTTTTTACTATTGTGATGTTAGGCTCTATGTTTCTGGGACCTTATGTCTTTTCTATATTTTATCTGCTGCTGAGCCTGGGTGCTTTGCTGGAGTTCTTTAAACTGATTAAAACGGCAGGAATCCGGCCACACAGAAACATTGCATTGATTGCGGCAACATTGATCTTTCTAATGACTGCAGGATATCATTTTTTGCAGTTTGAAACTAAATTTCTACTGCTTTTAGTGCCGCTGATCTTTTCCGTATTTATCAGTGAATTGTATAAGAAAGAGACGATCCCATTTGCAAATATCTCCTATACTTTTGTAGGGTTTATGTATGTGACAGTGCCCTTTTGTTTCTTTTATTCCCTGGGATTTATAGGACATAGTGCCGAATATAGTTTTCATTTGCCGCTCTCTTTTATGCTGATGCTTTGGGCTAATGATACCGGAGCTTATCTTTTTGGCTCTAAGTTTGGAAAAACACGCTTATTTGAACGCCATTCTCCTAAAAAATCATGGGAAGGCTTTTTTGGAGGGATGTTTACCAGCCTGGTCGTTGCTTATGTATTGTCTTTGTTTTTTACGGAACTTCCTGTATGGGCATGGGGAGGAATGGCCATCTTGATTTCCAGTTTTGGAACATTAGGGGATTTGGTAGAATCTATGCTTAAACGCAGCCTTAATGCAAAAGATTCGGGAAATATATTGCCAGGGCATGGAGGTTTTCTTGACCGATTTGACGGTCTGCTAATTGCTGCACCTGTGGTGTATGCTTATCTGTATCTGATTTTGTACTAA
- a CDS encoding DUF2007 domain-containing protein, protein MESNWIKVFSTEDAYTAEILKQGLIESDIAAVVMNQRDSSYQTFGIVHILVHPDNLEKAEAYIKENNIA, encoded by the coding sequence ATGGAGAGCAATTGGATAAAGGTATTTAGCACCGAAGATGCTTATACTGCAGAAATACTGAAACAAGGATTAATTGAGAGTGATATTGCAGCGGTAGTGATGAACCAGCGGGACTCTTCTTACCAAACTTTTGGAATAGTTCATATTTTAGTACATCCTGATAATTTGGAAAAAGCGGAAGCTTATATCAAGGAAAATAATATCGCATAA
- a CDS encoding CPBP family intramembrane glutamic endopeptidase, translating into MNLKESESAEKSPYLQLLSLCIYAIAGVFITLILSLLAFYFMYGEFMNYNWLEVDNPNFVMVNRVLISLQQMGLFLVPALFLALGERKKMTVFYNFRSPKLTLLLLTIALMAASMPLMEFSMQLNQKMALPEFLKSIEEWMKSKEDGAMATTEALLKMDHIGTYLLNIILIGILPAVCEELMFRGAIQRSLGRIFSNPHVAIWLSAFVFSAIHLQFYGFLPRFLLGAGFGYIYLWTRSLWYSIFAHFLNNAYAVTAAWYMQKNNIPLSESDKTAHFQWYGYVISVVLTVLLFKFLKNKTLKADGEQLDKGI; encoded by the coding sequence ATGAATTTGAAAGAAAGCGAAAGCGCCGAAAAAAGTCCTTACTTACAATTACTTAGCCTGTGTATATATGCGATTGCAGGAGTATTTATTACTTTAATACTTAGCTTGCTGGCTTTTTATTTTATGTATGGTGAATTTATGAATTACAATTGGTTGGAGGTTGATAATCCAAACTTTGTAATGGTCAATAGGGTCCTGATCTCCCTACAGCAAATGGGATTATTCCTGGTTCCTGCTCTATTTTTAGCCTTGGGAGAGAGGAAAAAAATGACTGTTTTCTATAATTTCAGATCCCCAAAATTGACATTATTATTGCTAACCATAGCGTTGATGGCAGCCTCTATGCCATTAATGGAGTTTAGTATGCAGTTAAACCAGAAAATGGCATTGCCAGAATTCCTGAAATCTATAGAAGAATGGATGAAAAGCAAGGAAGATGGGGCAATGGCGACTACTGAAGCGCTTTTAAAGATGGATCACATCGGCACCTACCTGCTTAATATCATTTTGATTGGTATTTTGCCTGCTGTCTGTGAAGAGCTGATGTTCAGAGGGGCAATACAAAGATCATTGGGAAGAATATTTAGTAATCCCCATGTTGCCATCTGGCTTTCTGCATTTGTTTTTAGTGCCATACATCTTCAGTTTTATGGATTTTTACCCCGCTTTTTATTGGGTGCGGGCTTTGGATACATTTATTTATGGACCAGAAGCCTTTGGTATTCCATTTTTGCTCATTTTTTAAATAATGCTTATGCTGTAACCGCAGCATGGTATATGCAAAAAAACAATATACCTTTGTCGGAGTCAGATAAAACAGCCCATTTTCAATGGTATGGTTATGTCATTAGTGTGGTTTTAACCGTTCTGCTATTTAAATTTTTAAAAAATAAAACATTAAAAGCCGATGGAGAGCAATTGGATAAAGGTATTTAG
- the dusB gene encoding tRNA dihydrouridine synthase DusB — MSVKIGNIDLGAFPLLLAPMEDVSDPPFRFVCKQSGVDMMYTEFISSEGLIRDAAKSRAKLDIFEYERPIGIQIFGSEIDHMREATEIATMAGPDLMDINYGCPVKNVACRGAGSALLQDIDKMVKMTEAVVKATHLPVTVKTRLGWDDTTKNVEEVAERLQDIGIQALTIHGRTRAQLYKGAADWTLIREIKRNPRIKIPIFGNGDVDSIQKAADWRLEYEVDGIMIGRAAIGYPWIFREIRHFFNTGEILAGPTVEERVTVCRTHFEKSIAWKGPKVGVFEMRRHYANYFKGLPDFKHYRMLLVKEDNIEIIHSILDEVADKYQHIYPDGEMA; from the coding sequence ATGTCTGTAAAGATAGGAAATATTGATCTGGGAGCTTTCCCTTTATTGCTTGCACCGATGGAAGATGTAAGTGATCCACCGTTCCGTTTTGTTTGTAAACAAAGCGGGGTAGATATGATGTATACTGAGTTTATCTCTTCTGAGGGATTAATCCGGGATGCGGCAAAAAGCAGGGCTAAACTGGATATTTTTGAGTATGAACGCCCGATAGGTATTCAGATCTTTGGGAGTGAGATTGATCATATGCGCGAAGCGACAGAAATCGCTACGATGGCTGGTCCTGACCTCATGGACATCAATTACGGTTGTCCTGTTAAGAATGTTGCTTGTCGGGGTGCAGGATCAGCACTGCTACAGGACATCGATAAAATGGTAAAAATGACCGAAGCGGTGGTTAAAGCAACACATTTACCTGTTACCGTTAAAACCCGCCTGGGCTGGGATGATACCACTAAAAATGTCGAAGAAGTAGCAGAACGTTTACAGGATATCGGAATTCAGGCATTGACCATTCATGGCAGAACCCGGGCACAATTGTATAAAGGAGCAGCGGACTGGACTTTGATTCGCGAAATCAAAAGAAATCCAAGGATAAAAATTCCTATTTTCGGAAATGGAGATGTCGACAGCATTCAAAAGGCAGCAGATTGGCGCTTAGAATATGAAGTAGATGGAATTATGATCGGAAGAGCTGCCATTGGTTATCCATGGATATTTAGGGAGATCAGACACTTTTTCAATACCGGTGAAATCCTGGCAGGACCAACTGTAGAAGAACGTGTTACGGTATGCCGGACACATTTTGAGAAATCAATTGCCTGGAAAGGACCTAAAGTAGGTGTATTTGAAATGAGACGTCATTATGCAAATTACTTTAAAGGACTTCCTGATTTTAAGCATTATAGAATGTTATTAGTAAAAGAAGATAACATTGAAATTATTCACAGTATATTAGACGAAGTGGCAGATAAATATCAGCACATTTATCCCGATGGGGAAATGGCTTGA
- the apaG gene encoding Co2+/Mg2+ efflux protein ApaG codes for MVTAITQGIKISVETMYQDEYSNPANEHFMFAYRITIENLSDYSIQLMRRQWFIFDSNGTEREVEGEGVVGLQPVMEPGGSHTYVSGCHLSTDMGAMSGNYLMHRMIDSTDFTVDIPEFNLIVPYRLN; via the coding sequence ATGGTAACAGCAATCACACAAGGGATCAAAATATCAGTAGAAACCATGTATCAGGATGAATATTCCAATCCTGCTAATGAGCATTTTATGTTTGCTTACCGCATTACGATTGAAAATCTATCAGACTATTCTATACAGCTGATGAGACGTCAATGGTTTATTTTTGATTCTAACGGTACAGAGAGAGAAGTAGAAGGAGAGGGTGTGGTAGGTCTTCAACCTGTAATGGAACCCGGAGGAAGTCATACTTATGTTTCCGGATGTCATTTGAGTACAGATATGGGAGCAATGAGCGGAAATTACCTGATGCACCGTATGATAGACAGTACTGATTTCACGGTAGATATTCCTGAATTTAACCTGATTGTGCCTTACAGGCTCAATTAA
- a CDS encoding zinc metallopeptidase yields MGTYLFLIVPILLISMFVQWKFRNKFSKYTEMHLSSGFSGKEVAEKMLHDSGIYDVRVMSTDGQLSDHYNPEDKTVNLSTDVYHGRSVAAAAVAAHECGHAVQQSKSYHWLQLRTNMVPVVSISSTLLQWVLIIGVLLIGFTGNPVVLSIGVAGLALLTLFSVIALPVEFDASRRALIWLRNNNAVMHTVEENKQAKDALWWAAMTYVVAALGSLANLIYYASMLFGRNKY; encoded by the coding sequence ATGGGAACTTATTTATTTTTAATAGTCCCGATATTACTTATTAGCATGTTCGTGCAATGGAAGTTTAGAAATAAGTTTTCAAAGTATACTGAAATGCACTTGAGTTCGGGATTTTCAGGGAAAGAAGTGGCGGAAAAAATGCTGCATGATAGCGGTATCTATGATGTGAGGGTGATGAGTACTGATGGTCAACTCTCTGATCATTACAACCCGGAAGATAAAACAGTAAACTTAAGTACAGATGTTTACCATGGGAGAAGTGTTGCCGCTGCTGCTGTGGCTGCACATGAATGTGGACATGCGGTTCAGCAGTCGAAATCTTACCATTGGTTGCAACTGCGAACAAATATGGTTCCTGTGGTTAGCATTTCTTCTACTTTATTACAATGGGTATTGATTATAGGCGTATTGCTGATTGGATTCACAGGAAATCCTGTCGTATTGAGCATTGGCGTAGCTGGTCTGGCCTTACTTACCTTATTTAGTGTAATTGCCTTGCCTGTAGAATTTGATGCCAGCAGAAGGGCGCTAATCTGGTTAAGAAACAATAATGCAGTGATGCATACTGTAGAAGAAAACAAACAGGCCAAGGATGCGCTATGGTGGGCAGCAATGACCTATGTAGTTGCTGCTTTAGGTTCGTTGGCCAATCTGATCTATTATGCTTCGATGTTGTTCGGAAGAAATAAATATTAA
- a CDS encoding FAD-binding oxidoreductase, giving the protein MKTAISYWEKQHFFTYDVIIVGSGIVGLNAAIAIKSKNPKASVAILERGFLPSGASTKNAGFACFGSISELMEQEKGGGTALLYQLIERRWKGLLKLRKLLGDESISYHNYGGYELFKKADHQLAELCVAKISHFNELIKDIVGQEDAFKTSSTKIAAFGFRDTALLIENKLEAQIDTGKMMKVLIQKAAAEGIMIYNNCEVGQLQEEKNYQVLVSNHGNFKARQVLLSTNAFIKDLIPDLDVVPGRGQVILTQPIPDLKIKGTFHYDKGYYYFRNIDHRILLGGGRNLDIKGEETAVFGSTQLIQNALKTLLKEVILPDTPFEIEQTWSGIMAFGHDLYPIVKSVRPGVFCAVRCNGMGIAMGTQTGEDAANLILPFL; this is encoded by the coding sequence ATGAAAACAGCTATATCTTATTGGGAAAAACAGCATTTTTTTACTTATGATGTCATCATAGTAGGCAGTGGAATTGTTGGCTTAAATGCCGCAATTGCAATAAAATCTAAAAATCCAAAAGCAAGTGTAGCCATCCTTGAAAGGGGATTCCTCCCATCTGGTGCCAGTACAAAGAATGCAGGATTTGCTTGTTTTGGCAGTATCTCGGAATTGATGGAGCAGGAAAAAGGCGGAGGTACAGCCTTACTTTATCAACTGATAGAAAGACGATGGAAAGGACTTTTAAAACTTCGAAAATTACTCGGAGATGAGTCAATTTCTTATCATAATTATGGCGGATATGAATTATTTAAGAAAGCAGATCATCAGCTAGCCGAACTTTGTGTAGCCAAAATCAGCCACTTTAATGAACTCATTAAAGACATTGTTGGTCAGGAAGATGCTTTCAAAACCTCAAGTACAAAAATCGCTGCTTTTGGTTTCCGTGATACTGCGCTGTTGATCGAAAACAAATTGGAAGCTCAGATAGATACCGGAAAAATGATGAAAGTATTAATCCAAAAGGCAGCGGCTGAAGGTATAATGATCTACAACAACTGTGAAGTAGGGCAGCTTCAGGAGGAGAAGAATTACCAGGTATTAGTCAGCAACCATGGAAATTTTAAAGCCAGACAGGTGCTGCTAAGTACAAATGCTTTTATAAAAGACCTCATTCCTGATTTGGATGTTGTTCCCGGCCGCGGCCAGGTCATCCTGACACAACCGATCCCGGATTTAAAAATAAAGGGGACTTTCCACTACGATAAAGGTTACTATTATTTTAGAAATATAGACCACAGAATCCTACTTGGTGGTGGTCGCAACCTCGATATTAAAGGAGAAGAAACGGCCGTTTTTGGAAGTACTCAATTGATCCAGAACGCATTAAAAACATTACTAAAAGAAGTAATTTTACCGGATACCCCATTTGAAATTGAACAAACCTGGAGCGGCATCATGGCTTTCGGTCATGACCTCTATCCGATCGTAAAATCCGTTCGTCCGGGTGTTTTTTGTGCAGTAAGATGCAATGGTATGGGCATCGCCATGGGAACACAAACAGGTGAAGATGCAGCCAACCTGATTCTACCTTTTCTATAA
- a CDS encoding DNA recombination protein RmuC, protein MEVAIVILLIIILVTLIILFLKKPVANDNHIALLDLKEEEHQKSLNWLKEEKLRLEDELNDLRNSFLLERSKVIKSEETLTAQREKQAEQEKYIAELQQRFKLEFENIANKVLDEKTARFTEQNRTNLDMILNPLKENIKAFEEKVDKVYKSESDERNVLKGVISQLMNQSKQIQEDANNLTKALKGDSKKQGNWGEVILERVLERSGLIKDREYRIQTSLSSSDGGRMQPDVIIDLPDDKHVIVDAKVSLVAYERLVAAETDEDRDTYIKQHIISIKNHIQGLSGKNYHELNEINSPDFVLLFIPIESSFGIAVQQDAELFNYAWDRKVVIVSPSTLLATLRTIASIWKQERQNRNVLEIARLSGSMYDKFVGFLTDMESIGRNIRQSQDAYDKALNKLSTGTGNLSSTSEKIKKLGAKATKQIDTKFLDPLLAEEDNL, encoded by the coding sequence ATGGAAGTAGCAATAGTCATATTATTGATCATAATTTTAGTAACACTAATTATTCTATTTTTAAAAAAGCCGGTAGCAAATGACAACCACATTGCCCTGTTGGATTTAAAAGAGGAAGAACACCAGAAATCTTTAAACTGGCTGAAGGAAGAAAAATTAAGATTGGAAGATGAGCTGAACGATCTCCGCAATAGTTTTCTGCTGGAAAGAAGTAAAGTCATTAAATCAGAAGAAACCCTGACCGCACAGCGGGAAAAACAAGCCGAACAGGAAAAATATATTGCTGAATTACAACAACGTTTCAAGCTGGAATTTGAGAACATTGCCAATAAAGTCCTGGATGAAAAAACGGCAAGGTTTACGGAACAAAACCGGACCAACCTGGACATGATCTTAAATCCGTTAAAAGAAAATATTAAAGCTTTTGAAGAAAAAGTAGACAAAGTTTATAAGTCAGAATCAGACGAACGAAATGTACTGAAAGGCGTAATTTCCCAGTTAATGAACCAAAGCAAGCAGATTCAGGAAGATGCAAACAACCTGACTAAAGCACTTAAAGGGGATTCAAAAAAACAAGGAAACTGGGGCGAAGTAATTTTGGAACGTGTACTCGAACGCTCCGGATTAATTAAAGACAGGGAGTATCGGATACAAACTAGTCTGAGCTCTTCAGACGGGGGCAGGATGCAGCCGGATGTGATTATTGACCTTCCGGATGATAAACATGTGATCGTTGATGCTAAGGTCTCTTTGGTTGCTTACGAAAGACTTGTTGCCGCAGAGACTGACGAGGACAGAGATACTTATATAAAACAACACATCATCTCTATTAAAAATCACATTCAAGGTCTTTCCGGAAAAAATTATCACGAGCTGAACGAAATAAATTCTCCTGATTTTGTATTGCTTTTCATTCCTATTGAATCTTCTTTTGGCATTGCTGTTCAGCAGGATGCAGAACTTTTCAATTATGCCTGGGATAGAAAAGTAGTCATCGTAAGTCCTTCTACCTTACTGGCTACTTTAAGAACCATTGCCAGCATCTGGAAACAGGAAAGACAAAATAGAAACGTATTGGAAATTGCGCGTTTAAGCGGAAGTATGTATGATAAGTTTGTTGGCTTTTTAACCGATATGGAGAGCATTGGAAGAAACATCAGACAAAGCCAGGATGCTTATGATAAAGCGTTAAACAAGCTTTCTACCGGAACAGGAAATCTTTCCAGTACTTCTGAAAAGATCAAAAAATTAGGTGCCAAAGCAACTAAGCAAATTGACACCAAATTTTTAGATCCTTTATTGGCTGAAGAAGACAACCTATAG
- the thiL gene encoding thiamine-phosphate kinase, producing MFENKERTDIAELGEFGLIKHLTEGFKIRHESSIKGVGDDAAVLNFKDKEVLISTDLLLEGIHFDLAYVPLMHLGFKAVQVNLSDIYAMNGIATQITVSIGISSKFPLEAVEEIYKGIDLACNKFNIDLIGGDTSSSKQGLVISVTSIGYAEKKDVVYRNGAQEGDLLCVSGDLGGAYVGLQILEREKQIFLENPNIQPDLEGKDYIIERQLKPEGRRDIVDLLAQMEIVPTSMIDVSDGLASEIMHICQQSEKGCTIYEEKIPIDPMTYETARELGLDPTVCALNGGEDYELLFTIKQDDYTKLKNDVDISIIGHITDKNSGCKMISKSSVVHELKAQGWNAFKL from the coding sequence ATGTTTGAGAATAAAGAGCGTACCGATATTGCGGAACTTGGAGAATTTGGTCTGATAAAACATCTGACAGAGGGTTTCAAAATCAGGCATGAAAGTAGTATAAAAGGGGTTGGAGACGATGCTGCAGTCTTGAATTTTAAAGATAAAGAGGTATTAATTTCTACAGATTTATTATTGGAAGGCATCCATTTTGACTTGGCTTATGTGCCTTTAATGCATTTGGGTTTTAAGGCAGTCCAGGTAAATTTGAGTGACATCTATGCCATGAACGGTATTGCTACTCAAATCACAGTTTCTATAGGTATTTCAAGTAAATTTCCCCTGGAAGCTGTGGAAGAAATTTATAAAGGAATTGATCTGGCCTGCAACAAATTTAATATCGATCTGATTGGAGGAGATACTTCTTCAAGTAAACAGGGATTAGTGATTAGCGTGACCAGTATTGGTTATGCCGAAAAGAAAGATGTTGTTTACAGAAATGGTGCTCAGGAAGGTGATCTTTTATGTGTTTCCGGTGATTTAGGTGGTGCTTATGTGGGATTACAGATTTTAGAAAGAGAAAAACAGATCTTTTTGGAAAACCCTAATATTCAGCCAGATCTGGAAGGTAAGGATTATATTATCGAGCGTCAGCTGAAGCCGGAAGGCAGAAGAGATATCGTTGATTTGCTTGCTCAGATGGAAATTGTTCCGACTTCGATGATTGACGTTTCAGATGGTTTGGCTTCTGAAATTATGCACATTTGTCAGCAGTCAGAAAAAGGATGTACCATTTATGAGGAGAAAATTCCAATTGACCCAATGACTTACGAGACTGCTCGTGAGCTGGGCTTAGATCCGACAGTTTGCGCCTTAAACGGTGGTGAAGATTATGAATTGCTGTTTACCATTAAACAAGACGATTATACTAAATTGAAAAATGATGTGGACATTAGCATTATAGGACACATTACTGATAAGAATTCCGGTTGTAAAATGATTTCAAAATCCAGTGTTGTTCACGAACTGAAAGCACAGGGATGGAATGCTTTTAAACTATAG
- the nadA gene encoding quinolinate synthase NadA — MDTLEELNRKGFVDEKIDPTLDLFLEIEKLKKEKNAIVLAHYYQDPDIQDIADYIGDSLGLSQEAARTDAEVIVFAGVHFMAETAKILSPDKKVLLPDLKAGCSLADSCPPHLFRKFKEKYPDHVVITYVNCTAELKALSDIVCTSTNAVQIVESLPKDTKIIFGPDKNLGAWVAKKTGRDLVLWNGACMVHEIFSREKITKLKERHPNAKFIAHPECEEAVLQMADYIGSTTGLLKYSINSDAQEFIVATESGIIHQMEKANPTKTFIPAPPNNSCACNECPYMKRNTLEKLYLCLKNGSPEVTVPADIIVQARKPIERMLEISAALGL; from the coding sequence ATGGATACCTTAGAGGAATTAAATCGAAAAGGTTTTGTGGATGAAAAGATCGATCCGACACTTGATCTTTTCCTGGAAATCGAAAAATTAAAAAAGGAAAAAAACGCAATTGTACTTGCGCATTACTATCAAGACCCTGATATTCAGGATATTGCAGATTATATTGGGGATAGTTTGGGCCTATCACAAGAAGCTGCAAGAACTGACGCTGAGGTGATTGTGTTTGCTGGAGTACATTTTATGGCAGAGACGGCGAAAATTCTTTCTCCTGATAAAAAAGTGTTGCTTCCGGACTTGAAAGCCGGGTGTTCTCTGGCAGATAGTTGTCCGCCACATTTGTTCAGGAAATTTAAAGAAAAATATCCTGATCATGTAGTGATCACCTATGTGAATTGTACTGCTGAACTGAAGGCTTTGAGCGACATTGTTTGTACCTCTACGAATGCGGTACAGATTGTAGAAAGTCTTCCAAAGGACACCAAGATTATTTTTGGTCCTGATAAAAATTTAGGTGCCTGGGTGGCCAAAAAAACAGGTAGAGATTTGGTGCTTTGGAATGGTGCCTGTATGGTTCACGAGATTTTTTCAAGAGAAAAGATTACAAAATTGAAAGAACGTCATCCAAATGCGAAGTTTATTGCCCATCCGGAATGTGAAGAAGCAGTACTGCAAATGGCAGATTATATTGGATCAACGACTGGATTACTGAAATATAGCATCAATAGCGACGCACAAGAGTTTATTGTGGCTACTGAAAGTGGGATCATTCACCAGATGGAGAAGGCAAATCCTACGAAAACCTTTATTCCAGCACCACCGAATAATAGTTGTGCCTGTAATGAGTGCCCATATATGAAAAGAAATACACTGGAGAAATTGTATTTATGTTTAAAAAATGGTTCTCCTGAAGTGACAGTTCCTGCTGACATTATTGTTCAGGCAAGAAAACCAATTGAAAGAATGCTGGAAATTTCAGCTGCATTGGGTTTGTAA
- the nadB gene encoding L-aspartate oxidase: MRKVDFLVIGSGIAGLSFALKAAQHGKVLIVTKSNEDESNTKYAQGGVAVVVDKDDSFEKHIEDTLIAGDGLCDREIVEIVVKEGPQRIQEIIDYGINFDKDQTGVYDLAKEGGHSEHRVLHYKDVTGYEIESVLLKQIHENENIEILTHYFCLELITQHHLGEHVDKSSEDIHCYGIYAFNTELNDVEKILANVTIMASGGAGHVYSSTTNPIIATGDGMAMVYRAKGKVRNMEFIQFHPTALYNPGEYPAFLISEAVRGFGGVLRRKNGDEFMYEYDKRGSLAPRDIVARAIDSEMKKSGEDFVYLDITNRKKSDILAHFPNIYAKCLSIGIDMTKDLIPVTPAAHYMCGGILVDEYGRSSIKNLYACGECSSTGLHGANRLASNSLLEAPVFAHRIYEDAIVAFKNSIIPDHIPDWDANGVTQTDEDILVTHNLRETQKLMSDYVGIVRSDFRLDRAMRRLFLLHEETEDFYKANKVSVKLCELRNVIQVAYIVIKSAKARKESRGLHFTTDYPKHSEQLTDTIF; encoded by the coding sequence ATGAGAAAAGTAGATTTTTTAGTAATAGGGTCGGGTATAGCGGGTTTAAGCTTTGCATTAAAAGCAGCTCAGCATGGTAAGGTATTAATTGTTACAAAATCAAACGAGGATGAGTCAAATACAAAATATGCGCAAGGCGGTGTAGCTGTCGTTGTGGATAAAGATGATTCGTTTGAAAAACATATCGAAGATACATTAATTGCAGGAGATGGGCTGTGTGACAGAGAGATAGTAGAAATTGTGGTAAAAGAAGGGCCTCAAAGGATCCAGGAAATCATTGATTACGGGATTAATTTTGACAAAGATCAGACCGGCGTTTATGACCTGGCGAAGGAGGGAGGGCACTCAGAACACCGCGTTTTACACTATAAAGATGTCACAGGTTATGAGATAGAGAGTGTGTTATTGAAGCAGATTCATGAGAATGAAAACATAGAGATATTAACACATTACTTCTGTTTGGAGTTGATTACTCAGCATCATTTGGGGGAGCATGTGGATAAGAGTTCTGAAGATATCCACTGTTACGGTATATATGCCTTTAACACAGAGCTTAACGATGTGGAAAAGATCTTAGCTAATGTGACTATCATGGCCTCGGGTGGAGCAGGACATGTATATAGTAGTACAACAAACCCTATAATTGCAACAGGCGATGGAATGGCGATGGTGTATCGCGCCAAAGGAAAAGTGAGGAATATGGAATTTATTCAGTTTCATCCAACCGCTTTATACAACCCTGGAGAGTATCCAGCCTTTCTGATTTCGGAAGCAGTCCGAGGTTTTGGAGGGGTATTGAGAAGGAAAAACGGAGATGAATTTATGTACGAATATGACAAGCGTGGCTCGCTTGCACCTCGGGATATTGTAGCAAGAGCGATCGATTCTGAGATGAAAAAATCAGGTGAAGACTTCGTTTATCTGGACATTACCAATCGAAAAAAGAGCGATATTTTAGCCCATTTCCCGAACATTTATGCCAAGTGTCTATCTATAGGTATAGACATGACCAAGGATTTAATACCGGTTACGCCTGCAGCTCACTATATGTGTGGTGGAATTTTGGTAGATGAATACGGAAGATCTTCCATAAAAAATTTATACGCTTGCGGGGAATGTTCCTCAACAGGTTTGCATGGCGCCAATCGTTTGGCTTCAAATTCTCTGCTTGAAGCTCCTGTTTTTGCACACCGTATTTATGAAGATGCAATCGTTGCTTTTAAAAATAGCATCATTCCTGATCACATTCCGGACTGGGATGCCAACGGGGTAACACAGACAGATGAGGATATTTTGGTGACACATAATTTGAGAGAAACGCAAAAATTGATGAGTGATTATGTTGGAATTGTACGTTCCGATTTTAGATTAGACCGTGCTATGAGACGTTTATTTTTGCTGCATGAAGAGACAGAAGATTTCTATAAAGCCAATAAAGTTTCTGTAAAACTCTGTGAATTGCGCAATGTAATCCAGGTTGCTTACATCGTAATTAAGTCGGCCAAAGCGAGAAAAGAGAGTAGGGGATTGCATTTCACTACCGATTATCCTAAGCATTCAGAACAGTTAACAGATACAATTTTTTAA